The window tcacataacttccctacgacacttgtaagtgacactggtctgtagtttagtggttcagttgcctttcctcctttaaatatcggtattatgttggctttcttccactctagtggaactttcccttcattaacTGAACTttaaattatttcccaaattggatccagtaattgttctttacattcttttaacacccagcctgatacaccttccagccccattgcttttctcacttccaacttaaccagtaatcttccaatatcctcatTGTGCACTgtaatctcctgtaatccttggcaatccaatgtcctattaggttctgtgaaatcatcttgtGCAGTGactaccgttttgaagctctcattcattatttcacacatttccttttctgtttggtatgtcttcccttctttaattattttttcaattatttccttattctttgttttgccatttataaacttgtagaaaaattTGGATtaatctttgcttttatccactacatctttctcaaaatttctttcttcttctctccttactctaatatattcatttctaggatctttgtactgccatctgttaaagtcatttccctgctttaagagttttttccatgctttatcttttgccttttttgcttgtatgcatctagcattgtaccaggcatgtattctttttctgaagtctataaacaggaacaaacttttttactccttcattgtaattctgtaagaatatatcatgttcctcttgtacagtctttctgcacataatattactccactcaatatcagcaaaataaatcctcaatttttcaaaatccacttttgcataatttaatctctctcctttataatcctctctgtaacttatctcatcttcctcctgcatttgcatctctaatgtcacatgatcacttttccccattggactaaggtattgtatgattggagggctctggtttctttgtgaaaactaggtcaagcaacgatggttcttcttcccccctgtaccttgttgactcctccacccactggtccattgtattaaccatagtcaactgtaacactttctcgctccactgcccagcattatccattacttccatctctctccagtttattattttacatttaaagtctccaactaagagtattcttctatctcttcttatcatgttatctagacactttatcacctctctttgtatatctttatgctcttctgatccccatgtattagtctttgatggaacatatataaatataatttttcttttcttcaaatcttctgttctgattgttacttccattacttccactttgtcctcaccatattgcatatcctccacacatatattatcaagAACCATTatcaacactcctcctccccctttatccttcctgtccctcctccaggtattatatccctcctctttaaagtcaacatggatctcttttttcaattttgtttcaatgatgcacattacatccggctttttctctttcaaataggtaatcccgaacttccaatatgcttgataacaacccatccatgttagtataagtcattcttaatttattgcctccacgacctcctcttttttccttaggaaccacttctttagcctcatATCCAGAatcctccagtaaaaattcttcttctctatctctgttcttttctcatttttttccttagcttcacttcttaacactttctccttttccctttcctctaagttcatatctctttttatccatatttccttgtgatttacatcatcggccagcttcccttttctagccataatttcgTCTACAGcaacttgagatctcattttcaccttcattggtctcctacccccttcatTATATCTTCCCAGCCTAAtcactttctccacctcctggtcaaattcttgtgtgctgtcttgtactcgtttgataacGGTTTTggccatttctctttcttcacgttctctcgtgaatttatttggattttttttttccctcatcccataaatcacgaagctttttttcttgtccactgcatcccgcaccaaatcttccttttccttgataacTTTTATTACAGCGACTTTTGTGTTCTCCTAAATTTGTCTCATTACCaattctgaaaatttgactttttcctcttcttcctcctgtttacattcatttcttagttctttcaacttgttaccacctagaccaccttctgccctgtctGTAATCCTGTCCTGCACTTTAGCCTgcaagctctttaaagagctttcataattttggAATATGGTTTTTAGAATgttattttgcttccttatttcctgaatctcctctttcaattcctggTTTATTGCACTGATTTTCTCATATTCAGCAACTCTCAATTTCAGGGCTGTGTTCTCCGTTATCAGTCACTCTTGCTTGTTCATGAGACTGGACATAACCTCCTTCAtaatcttaattctctttctacattgataagccttctcatattacctcgtTCATCTCTGAAACCCGAGAAATCCTTTTCCATAGTATCATCAGTCAGTTTCCTTAAACCAATAGGGGTTCCTATAAACTCAGTGCATGTTTTGATTCCACCATACgcctggcagcgctacttggttccatctctctccctcattattCATTCCTTATATGTGATTCaacacttatttaatttggagataggagaacctatggcccccaccccctatatatatatctaggcCTGAGTCCAACTCTTTTTGTAGTAATCTCTGCGAGCTGCTCAGATGCGTGTGTCTTGCTCGACGGctgcgctctgtgtgtgtgtgtgtgtgtgtgtgtgtgtgtgtgtgtgtgtgtgtgtgtgtgtgtgtgtgtgtgtgtgtgtgtgtgtgtgtgtgtgtgtgtgtgtgtgtgtgtgtgtgtgtatttacctaattgtagttttacagggcctgggctttatgctcgtgtggccccgtctccatatctacacttatccaatttttctttaaaactatgtacactcgttgctgacaccacttcttcactcaagctgttccacgtctcaacacatctttgcgggaaactatatattttaatatctcttagacatcttcccttcctcagctttttactatgcgatcttgtgcttcaaatgtcatattcttctctcaggatcagtttctcattattcacttaGTCCATttcattgatcaatttataaacttgtatcagatactctctctcccttctctgttctagggttggtagatccatagcctttagtctctcctcatatgtcatcccttcaaattctggaaccattcttgtatccatttttgtagtctctccagcttccttacgcatttctttttatgggagggtccacattactcctgcatattccaatctgggtcttattatagtacttatcaatttcttcatcatttctttgtccatgtagtgaaatgctattccaatattccttagcaaattatatgtctctgaaaattctatcaatatggcttaccggttgatttttttcttccatcgccactcccaaatcctttttcttttttactttctccagttctacttcatctcccatcttatatattctcactggtcgtctttcactctttcccatttccatgacatggcttttgtccacattgaattccatttcccactttttactccattcccagatcttatttcggtcttcctgcagtatttaacaatcctcttttttgctttataGCTCTGCACAGTTtggcatcgtccgcaaacagatttatgtagctgttcactccttctggcatattgtttatatatatatgagaaaaagtattggcgccaatactgacccctgtggcactccgctttctactgctctccacttggacttcatatctttgactaccgtccttatttctctccccctcaaataattttctctaccttccacagtaatcttgcatgtggcactttatcaaatgccttttttaaatccaaataaatacaatcaacccatccctctctctcttgtactctgtcaATTATTCTAggatagaaactcagtaaatttgttacacacgaccgaccttttcaaaaaccaaattggctatttgataataatttgttgtcttcaaggaactcaatccattgtttctttattactctttcacacatcttacatattacactagctAGTGATATCAGTCtgtaattcaaaggttcttccttccttccgctcttatatatgggaaccacctcagctcttttccattctactggtactgttccattttctattgagcattttatggtGTTGTacataggacttgctagttcttccctacattctttctgtattctgcctgagactttatccggtcccattgccttctcttcatcaagttccttcattaactcttttatttcaagcttggttactttaatctctttcatatagacggtctctctattaccctgtggccttgaGAAATTGTGTAAAATGTACAATTGTTCTTACTAATTTCTTTCCACTCTTGTTCCAAATATTTACACCAAGGTAATGCTGGGGAAGGTGGGAGTGAATACCCAAAACTAATTGGCTTCTAAGGGGAAAGAAATTATTAGGCACAACCATACAATTAAATGGATGAAGtatgtcatttatttttcctaattCAATGTTCCATGATCTACCTTATAGTATTTCTTTACACTATGATGAACTTTCTCTACTATCTAAAATATGCAAAGCTTAAAAGGCACTGACAAGTGAAATGATATACTAACTTACTATCATAATCTGCACATTTTGATTTAAGAGATTACCTGTTGTCCACTTGACTGAGAAGCACTGGGGTACAGAGGGTGAGGAACTGTGCGACTGGGGCCTGTCCCCATTCCCATGCTGTTTCCACTCATGGGGCTAAATAAGGAATATGTGTTGCCTGATGGTGCTTCGCCATCACCACCCTGAAACAAAGATATCATACacaatttaattttgttttataattGCAGCATTATGAAGTAAAAAGCTGAGGTCAAACCATTACAACTTAAGTCATATGTCAATTGTTATATGCAATATTCTAAAATTTAGTATTGATAAGAATAAACGTTTAGAGTTTTGAgaatcttcctcatttttttagcCTGGAAAATCAAATGTGTATAATACAGTGGAACCTCAGTTTGCGAATGTTCTTGATCACTGTTTCAGTGTGCAAACACACATGCATCTCCACAAACCATTTCAGACACAagcacactcactctctcagcTGTCTTTTCTTATCCAACTATAATTTCATTCTATAttccttgtcacacacacacacacacacacacacacacacacacacacacacacacacacacacacacacacacacacacacaaaaaaaaaaaaacagactgcAATGGAACAATTGTGTTCACATTAATTTCAATTAGAAATTATTTTGGTTTGTAAACATTCCAGCTTGTGAACTGAGCCATGTAATGGATTAAGTTTGTGAACCAAGGTTTCATTGTATATTAATTCAAGTATTTAGGTAATAACTCCATATGGGAACAGCCAAGTCAAAATGACTGCCTGTAAATAAGTATACATTCACAAGTAGTTTTAATATCAaaccagttatttttttttttttttttttttacattacaagggcactggccaagggcaaacaaagtgttggaaaaaaaaaaattccgctggttgccaggccctgttaagaggaaagtagaaagagaaaaaacaaaaaaatctaaaaggagggtccagttaacgtaagaggtgtcttgacactcctcttttgaaagagtttaagtcataggcaggtggaaatacagacacaggtagagagttccagagtttaccagtgtagggaatgaaggagtgaagatactggttaactcttgcattaggaagatggacagaatagggatgagaagaagtagagagtcttgtgcagcgaggccgcaggaggggggaaggcatgcagttagcaagttcagaagagcagacagcatgaaaacagcggtagaagacagataaagatgcaacattgcggcggtgacttaaagaatcaagacagtcagttagaggagaagagttgataagacgaaaagctttagattccaccttgtttagtaaagctgtgtgtggatccccagacatgagagccatactccatacacgggcggataaggcccttgtacagagcaagcagctgggagggagagaaaatggacgaagacgccataggacacctaacttcttggaagctgatttagcaagagtagagatgtgaaatttccagtttagatttttagtgaaggatagaccgagtgtgtttaatgtagaggagagggaagttgagtgttattgaagaagagaggatagttgtctggaaggttatgtcgagtagatagttgtagaaattgagtttttgaggcattgaacaaaaccaggttttctctgccccaatcagaaacaagtgaaagatcagaagttaggcgtcctatagcatctcgccttgagtcatttaattgttgttgggttgggcgtctgttgaacgctgttgaataatgcagggtggtatcatcagcataggagtggatagggcattgagtcagatttaggagatcattgatgaataatagaaagagagtgggtgataggacagaaccctgtggaacaccactgttgatagttttagggaagaacagtgaccgtctactacagcagcaatagaacgatcggaaaggaaactggagatgaaggtacagagagaaggatagaatccgtaggagggtagtttagaaattaaagatttgtgccagactctatcgaaggctttcgatatgtcaaggccgacagcaaaggtttcaccgaagtccctaaaagaggatgaccaagattcagttaggaaagtaagaagatcaccagtagatctgcctttacggaaaccatactggcaatcagagagaaggttgtgagctgatagatgcctcattatcttcctattaaggatagactcaaaggctttagaaaggcaggaaatcaaagctatagggcggtagttagagaAGATAGGATTGGTCTTCACTACCCCTATTGTGTGAGAACCACTTATTCGACATATCCATAAATCTCTACGTGAATGCTCTATGGCAGAATTGGTTTGTTGCTTCTACATTattatttactctttctcttcccataaTCTCAGCTGACCACCTGACTTTACCCATTGAGGTACACTTCTATCCATGTTTTACAAACACTTGATTCATCACATCAAACTCatccaagagcaacaaaaaatccTTACCTCCTGCATGAAATGCTGTCCTCTTGCCAGTTGACTATGAGATGCAGGACGTGGATGTTGAGAAGAAGGCATGGATAACATGCTCAGATGTACAGCACCAAGTGAGCCTACACTAGGAGGACTATGAGGATTCATGGAAGTGTGGACAGCATGACCAGCAGAAAGTCGAGCTAATCCAGAATTTAGTTGATCTGCTCCTTGATCTCCAGGATGATTGAGTCTCATATCAACTGGATTATGTTGCTGAAGGAGATTAGCCAATGTTGGAGGATGAGGGTGACTTACTGTGTAGTTTTTGCTTTCACTCTGCCCTGCTCCCCACCCAAGACCTGGAGCTCTAGATGGTCCTGCATCATTATCTCCAAACACACTTCTCATTCCGCTTGACACGCCTGGTCCATTGGATCCACTCACACTTTGCCTACATTCCATGCTGTATTGATGAGGGTTCATAGGACTTGTTGAAAATAGTGGGTGAGTACCATGATTAATTTTACCCTGTGATCCATTTTTGTCTGCATCTTGTACTTGTTGACCCCTAAAAGGTACCTGAGTGATGTGAGAAGTATCTAATCCAAGTGCTTCAGTACCTGGAGGTCTTATTCTGCAAGTATTAAGCAAACTTTCAACATGCCCAAAGGAAGGCAGTGGAGTCATTCCCATTGTTTCCAGGATTCTTGGTGCTGGCTCCCTTATCCTGCCAGAAATGTCAGTGGCTGATCTTGGTGGTGGAACTGGTCCACCTGGGTGATGGAAGCCCTCTTGTGGTGGTCGGCTAAAAATTCCAGCAGGTAACATATCTGACTGGCTTGTGGATGTCTGTAATTGCTGCAGAATATTTTGAGGAGAGTGCCCACTAGAACTGCTTTGTTTTTTTAAACTGACACCAGTACTTATAAGTTGATTTTGTGGTAGGAATGACCTCTGAGAAGACAGATTTCCAGTCAAGCCACCTGCTCCTCCCCATGGTGGTGGACCTCCATATTGCTGCTGGTTTAAAAAATTGTTTTCATTGCCATGATTCTGCCTTCCAAAAGAATTGTCTTGTCCCTGAGATATGTCCATTGGGTACATTTGCCCAGGATGGAGAGGCATTGGGGAACTTGAGAGTGGATCCCTCTGTGAAGTGGGAGTCATTAGAGGAGGAGTGGATAGCTGACTACGATGGCTATCACTTGAGGCTTCAGAAGGATTGGGAGATATGGTAGGAGATGGAGTCCGAAAAGTTACctataaagaaaagcaaaatgaatttacatcatcatcatcataatcaataATTCCATAATCAAATGTAAATTCAGACATAATTaaagctgttttttttcatgaactGAAGTTTCTTATTATCCCTGAATTTCTTTGAGTTTTCATAACTATGTTACTTCTAAAGATGCACTTTACTTGAAAGTATTCTGTTTGCTATTCATGCTCCAagctataaaaagaagaatccTTCACCTGTTTTGCTTCTTGCATTGCAGAGTTCCTTTTCATTATAGCTTGAAGAGCCACATTGGTACGTGTTCGTGTAGTACGAGGCTGGCCTGGGCCTGCAccttgttgatgttgctgctgctgttgctgttgctgttgtagcTGTTCTTGTGGTTGTATTTGTGACTGCTGCACATGCTGAAGATGCTGTCCTGCAATTtttacacaaaaataagatacTTTGCTAATTTACAAATTTGTTATGTGCACAAAAAGATCACTAAAAAATTTGATCTACAAGGCACAACATGCAATACCTGGTTTATCTATAGGTATATACTATTCAACAAgaacttttgtttttatgtttatgataaaatacatatttcttttaataCCTTTTTCTttagagtcttcactttctccaGTTATTTTTGATAGTATTTCTGAGTTGTCAGATGGCTCCTGTtggtctcttgtttctcttgcaCGTTCCAGTGAACCTTGCGGTTTTAAGATCCCAACTTTTCCCCGTCTAGTTGATGGCTTGTCCTATAAACAttttaatatatacatatatatatatatatatatatatatatatatatatatatatatatatatatatatatatatatatatatatatatatatataataaggaGAGTGGTTGCATATAATGGAGTGTTTATCAAACCATGAGAGAGAACCTTCCATACAGGTTCTGGAGGTAGTGTAAATAtgcacaaaaaaatatgaaataaaataaaaataaataaataaataaataaaaaataaataaataaaataaataaataaataaataaataaatatatatatctcactcctcctcctcctcctcctcttcaatatatatatatatatatatatatatatatatatatatatatatatatatatatatatatatatatatatatatatataacattgtaAGTAAACAGGGTGAAATGCACTGATGTGAAAGAGTCTATATCTGTTTACTTTTacctattgattttttttttttttttgtcttcatgcaATGTGAATgtgcaagaaaataaagttcTACAAATATATCACCAAGTTCTACATCATGAGAGTAATTAATAAGATACAGGAATTCAGAAATATTTTATGTATGCAATTATCTACAATGCCCTCCTAAAAATCAGGATCACTATTTATTTggagtttaactaaaaatctaATTAATAATTCATGTGATTTAAAATTCTATCCATAACTTTATGAGATTAAGATTATCTTTCATACTAAGGATATAAATAGCTATTTAAAAAAACTTACCTCACTCTTAGGATGTAAAGAGAGTTGCTCCAGGGCACGCACTTCATCCACAGGAGGGTTTGAGTTCTGCATTGGTTCAAAAGtcattcctccctcacttctttcACATACCTGTGTCCAAAAATGGTCTCAGGAAAATAGCACAAAATCATCATAATATGAGAACAGCAACAACTCACAGCTGTTCCTTATAACTGTCCCCAAAGAGAATGGCCATGATAAGATAACACAGAGCAGCACCTCAGTGTTTGACATGAGGACTAACTATTACCATAGTTAGCTCAGTTAGCAAGAATTTATATTGTGGTTTTAGTAGTAACAACCAGTGCTCAATGGCTGACTGACCTCAAATAGCTCCATGCTTTAGAACTAATGTTGGGTGTTTTCATATCACATCAAAGCCAACAAGTAGGTAGTATACTAAGGATGTCAGATATGCTTAGACAACTTAGTGATTATGTCAAGTGGAAGCATAAGGGGAACATAAAACGTTCCTCTGAGCTCCCAAACAAGATAAAGGCCAGAGAAAatctcagagaaaaaaaaatcacctctCAATTTGTGATTAATAGAGACCATTCAAGAACACAGCACAAAAAACATTATGACAATAAAAGCCAATGCCAAGTGCTGAACTGACACACATGTTTAAAGGTAAAGGTAATTAAATACACCTACCCTGATCACTGAGTTTCCATCGATTGACTGTTCAGTGAACCACATGGCTACATCAATGAGTCGAGAGGCACGAAGATTATTATATTCCTCTGGGCTAGGCTTAGATAGGCCTTCACGGTATCTGAAAagccaacaaaaaataatagatatcttctttcatcctatttcAGAGCTCAGTTAACTCACAGATAGCAACCAAGTAAGGCAAGCTCCCAGGCACTTTCCACTCCCTCAAGCATGCAATCCTTCCTTATTGCAATTGCATTCCTTTTCATGGCATTTACTTGTATTTACCTCTGCTCTTCACAGCTTAAAG is drawn from Portunus trituberculatus isolate SZX2019 chromosome 44, ASM1759143v1, whole genome shotgun sequence and contains these coding sequences:
- the LOC123518570 gene encoding protein SMG7-like isoform X2, which produces MTGELLESTGAFLTKLSSRPVFFMLIDEVHNQKEIILISKYGEAEGLKSRLSSCSPLVGNNEAWAVQHQLQVVCGQLLVHWIEAALDHGVERDLWNQGFRNTITQLQAQAKDKQGGSNEARDLLGWFLNSASGFYLQLFNQICSEYGLDLPFRRKDSIYGVVDLNVSTQTKSKASSQKNALYICQYCLVHLGDLARYRHQAKQAETYYRHAVMVAPTSGHPYNQLALLEAGRGNRLAAVALYVRAMCVPCPFPGAPANLTQTLSKLLASCRNNDVSASSRVTGEEYTNLFLQCHARLYLHADVVHAQEALPTLSSALSTLVATNAFTRTSLIQMVVVNLFALCYFSGKIKVKTGEEAGVKRDEEKLENTKGNDECLKVVEELTVGVLAALLLPVHTIRDPDQLMTYPALPAVHLLFEWVRCEQGMLRSEAMKKKQQIWPGLCTLVNNLQQPMGSFNAEKYTDVPLVEDWDLQGFEPLQKMLNKFKYREGLSKPSPEEYNNLRASRLIDVAMWFTEQSIDGNSVIRNSNPPVDEVRALEQLSLHPKSEDKPSTRRGKVGILKPQGSLERARETRDQQEPSDNSEILSKITGESEDSKEKGQHLQHVQQSQIQPQEQLQQQQQQQQQHQQGAGPGQPRTTRTRTNVALQAIMKRNSAMQEAKQVTFRTPSPTISPNPSEASSDSHRSQLSTPPLMTPTSQRDPLSSSPMPLHPGQMYPMDISQGQDNSFGRQNHGNENNFLNQQQYGGPPPWGGAGGLTGNLSSQRSFLPQNQLISTGVSLKKQSSSSGHSPQNILQQLQTSTSQSDMLPAGIFSRPPQEGFHHPGGPVPPPRSATDISGRIREPAPRILETMGMTPLPSFGHVESLLNTCRIRPPGTEALGLDTSHITQVPFRGQQVQDADKNGSQGKINHGTHPLFSTSPMNPHQYSMECRQSVSGSNGPGVSSGMRSVFGDNDAGPSRAPGLGWGAGQSESKNYTVSHPHPPTLANLLQQHNPVDMRLNHPGDQGADQLNSGLARLSAGHAVHTSMNPHSPPSVGSLGAVHLSMLSMPSSQHPRPASHSQLARGQHFMQEGGDGEAPSGNTYSLFSPMSGNSMGMGTGPSRTVPHPLYPSASQSSGQQSLWSGPGPSPLERLLEQKKYSSVPK
- the LOC123518570 gene encoding protein SMG7-like isoform X1, which gives rise to MTGELLESTGAFLTKLSSRPVFFMLIDEVHNQKEIILISKYGEAEGLKSRLSSCSPLVGNNEAWAVQHQLQVVCGQLLVHWIEAALDHGVERDLWNQGFRNTITQLQAQAKDKQGGSNEARDLLGWFLNSASGFYLQLFNQICSEYGLDLPFRRKDSIYGVVDLNVSTQTKSKASSQKNALYICQYCLVHLGDLARYRHQAKQAETYYRHAVMVAPTSGHPYNQLALLEAGRGNRLAAVALYVRAMCVPCPFPGAPANLTQTLSKLLASCRNNDVSASSRVTGEEYTNLFLQCHARLYLHADVVHAQEALPTLSSALSTLVATNAFTRTSLIQMVVVNLFALCYFSGKIKVKTGEEAGVKRDEEKLENTKGNDECLKVVEELTVGVLAALLLPVHTIRDPDQLMTYPALPAVHLLFEWVRCEQGMLRSEAMKKKQQIWPGLCTLVNNLQQPMGSFNAEKYTDVPLVEDWDLQGFEPLQKMLNKFKYREGLSKPSPEEYNNLRASRLIDVAMWFTEQSIDGNSVIRVCERSEGGMTFEPMQNSNPPVDEVRALEQLSLHPKSEDKPSTRRGKVGILKPQGSLERARETRDQQEPSDNSEILSKITGESEDSKEKGQHLQHVQQSQIQPQEQLQQQQQQQQQHQQGAGPGQPRTTRTRTNVALQAIMKRNSAMQEAKQVTFRTPSPTISPNPSEASSDSHRSQLSTPPLMTPTSQRDPLSSSPMPLHPGQMYPMDISQGQDNSFGRQNHGNENNFLNQQQYGGPPPWGGAGGLTGNLSSQRSFLPQNQLISTGVSLKKQSSSSGHSPQNILQQLQTSTSQSDMLPAGIFSRPPQEGFHHPGGPVPPPRSATDISGRIREPAPRILETMGMTPLPSFGHVESLLNTCRIRPPGTEALGLDTSHITQVPFRGQQVQDADKNGSQGKINHGTHPLFSTSPMNPHQYSMECRQSVSGSNGPGVSSGMRSVFGDNDAGPSRAPGLGWGAGQSESKNYTVSHPHPPTLANLLQQHNPVDMRLNHPGDQGADQLNSGLARLSAGHAVHTSMNPHSPPSVGSLGAVHLSMLSMPSSQHPRPASHSQLARGQHFMQEGGDGEAPSGNTYSLFSPMSGNSMGMGTGPSRTVPHPLYPSASQSSGQQSLWSGPGPSPLERLLEQKKYSSVPK
- the LOC123518570 gene encoding protein SMG7-like isoform X3 produces the protein MKTASQLLREAEGLKSRLSSCSPLVGNNEAWAVQHQLQVVCGQLLVHWIEAALDHGVERDLWNQGFRNTITQLQAQAKDKQGGSNEARDLLGWFLNSASGFYLQLFNQICSEYGLDLPFRRKDSIYGVVDLNVSTQTKSKASSQKNALYICQYCLVHLGDLARYRHQAKQAETYYRHAVMVAPTSGHPYNQLALLEAGRGNRLAAVALYVRAMCVPCPFPGAPANLTQTLSKLLASCRNNDVSASSRVTGEEYTNLFLQCHARLYLHADVVHAQEALPTLSSALSTLVATNAFTRTSLIQMVVVNLFALCYFSGKIKVKTGEEAGVKRDEEKLENTKGNDECLKVVEELTVGVLAALLLPVHTIRDPDQLMTYPALPAVHLLFEWVRCEQGMLRSEAMKKKQQIWPGLCTLVNNLQQPMGSFNAEKYTDVPLVEDWDLQGFEPLQKMLNKFKYREGLSKPSPEEYNNLRASRLIDVAMWFTEQSIDGNSVIRVCERSEGGMTFEPMQNSNPPVDEVRALEQLSLHPKSEDKPSTRRGKVGILKPQGSLERARETRDQQEPSDNSEILSKITGESEDSKEKGQHLQHVQQSQIQPQEQLQQQQQQQQQHQQGAGPGQPRTTRTRTNVALQAIMKRNSAMQEAKQVTFRTPSPTISPNPSEASSDSHRSQLSTPPLMTPTSQRDPLSSSPMPLHPGQMYPMDISQGQDNSFGRQNHGNENNFLNQQQYGGPPPWGGAGGLTGNLSSQRSFLPQNQLISTGVSLKKQSSSSGHSPQNILQQLQTSTSQSDMLPAGIFSRPPQEGFHHPGGPVPPPRSATDISGRIREPAPRILETMGMTPLPSFGHVESLLNTCRIRPPGTEALGLDTSHITQVPFRGQQVQDADKNGSQGKINHGTHPLFSTSPMNPHQYSMECRQSVSGSNGPGVSSGMRSVFGDNDAGPSRAPGLGWGAGQSESKNYTVSHPHPPTLANLLQQHNPVDMRLNHPGDQGADQLNSGLARLSAGHAVHTSMNPHSPPSVGSLGAVHLSMLSMPSSQHPRPASHSQLARGQHFMQEGGDGEAPSGNTYSLFSPMSGNSMGMGTGPSRTVPHPLYPSASQSSGQQSLWSGPGPSPLERLLEQKKYSSVPK